One Sporomusaceae bacterium ACPt DNA window includes the following coding sequences:
- the yqgN gene encoding putative protein YqgN — MEINKNAKKELRKNILSIRRKLSREEVAAGSNQIAEHLFAWPEYQAAKTIMLYLAMPDEPQMDRVISHALANGKTVCVPHMRETRGLMDAAIITGLDDLVVGQFNLLVPNPATLKLLVPSELDLIIVPGVAFDKAGRRLGMGAGYYDRFLIQANRAELIGAAWAAQILDTVPTDDHDRPVNYLLSEDGIFMCSKGKM, encoded by the coding sequence ATGGAGATTAATAAAAATGCCAAAAAAGAATTACGAAAAAATATTTTATCTATCAGGCGGAAGTTGAGTCGTGAAGAGGTTGCTGCCGGCAGCAATCAGATTGCCGAGCATTTGTTTGCTTGGCCGGAATATCAAGCGGCCAAAACTATTATGCTCTATCTGGCCATGCCTGACGAACCCCAGATGGATAGGGTTATATCTCATGCGTTGGCTAACGGCAAAACAGTATGTGTGCCACATATGCGCGAAACCCGTGGACTTATGGACGCTGCCATCATCACAGGTCTTGATGATTTGGTGGTAGGGCAATTTAATCTGCTTGTTCCTAATCCGGCAACTTTAAAACTGCTTGTGCCGAGTGAGCTTGACCTTATTATCGTACCGGGAGTGGCTTTTGATAAAGCGGGACGCCGGTTAGGAATGGGGGCCGGCTATTATGACCGTTTCCTCATCCAAGCGAACCGAGCTGAACTTATTGGTGCGGCTTGGGCTGCACAAATACTTGATACTGTACCTACTGACGACCATGACCGGCCAGTAAATTATTTACTTTCCGAAGATGGCATATTTATGTGCAGCAAAGGCAAAATGTAA